In Acidaminococcales bacterium, the following proteins share a genomic window:
- a CDS encoding amino acid ABC transporter permease yields MGGTSPLAWFKWQALFSDWRVFADGFAETIAISALSLMLALAIGVLVGVLGVARFAPARAVNRVYVEFLQNTPLVIQIFFLYHALPHIGIMLPVFAVGVLGIGCYTGAYMAEAVRAGIQAIPRGQLEAAYSQGFSFAGAMRHIILPQAKRVCFPPMTNQVVNLIKNTSVMAMVAGGDLMYHADSWASTTLHYAPAYAVTGLLYLSLCLPLATYARKLERAAGVGL; encoded by the coding sequence GTGGGCGGAACAAGCCCTTTAGCTTGGTTTAAATGGCAGGCGCTTTTCAGCGACTGGCGCGTTTTCGCCGACGGCTTCGCGGAAACCATCGCTATATCCGCCCTGTCCCTAATGCTTGCGCTCGCAATAGGCGTTTTGGTCGGCGTGCTCGGCGTGGCGCGGTTCGCGCCGGCGCGCGCCGTCAACCGCGTGTATGTGGAGTTTTTGCAGAACACGCCTTTGGTCATACAAATATTTTTCCTTTATCACGCCTTGCCCCATATCGGCATAATGCTGCCCGTGTTCGCGGTGGGGGTGTTGGGTATCGGCTGTTATACCGGCGCTTATATGGCGGAAGCCGTAAGGGCCGGTATCCAGGCCATACCGCGCGGGCAGTTGGAAGCCGCCTACTCGCAGGGGTTTAGCTTCGCCGGCGCCATGCGCCATATCATCCTGCCCCAGGCAAAACGCGTCTGTTTCCCGCCCATGACCAACCAAGTGGTCAATCTTATCAAGAATACCTCGGTAATGGCGATGGTCGCCGGCGGCGACCTGATGTATCACGCCGACTCCTGGGCCAGCACCACGCTCCACTACGCTCCGGCCTACGCGGTAACCGGGCTGCTTTATCTGTCGCTTTGCCTGCCGCTGGCCACCTATGCCCGCAAATTGGAGCGCGCCGCAGGGGTGGGATTATGA
- a CDS encoding transporter substrate-binding domain-containing protein codes for MKKLYLIFLALIAACALLAGCGGAPAAKPQAPAGDPADIKAIKARGVLKVGVKVDVPKFGYKDPKTNKIEGAEIDLAKVLAKKILGDENKVDAQGVTAKTRGPLLDTGEIDFVIATFTITEERKKTYNFTEPYFVDGVGLLVKKSSGIQGVKDLNGKIIGVAQSATSRKALQEAADKAGVKVTFLEFGTYPEIKTALDAGRINVFSVDGAILAGYVDDSTVLLSERFSPQEYGIASKKGNDALAKLANDTIAEMKKSGELAKLLKKWGIS; via the coding sequence ATGAAAAAACTTTACCTTATCTTTTTGGCGCTGATAGCGGCCTGCGCGCTGCTCGCCGGCTGCGGCGGCGCCCCGGCGGCCAAGCCGCAGGCCCCCGCCGGCGATCCCGCCGACATCAAGGCCATCAAAGCCCGCGGAGTGCTTAAAGTCGGCGTAAAAGTCGACGTGCCCAAGTTTGGCTACAAAGACCCCAAGACCAACAAAATCGAAGGCGCGGAAATTGACCTGGCGAAAGTCCTCGCCAAAAAAATCCTGGGCGACGAAAACAAAGTGGATGCCCAAGGCGTAACCGCCAAGACCCGCGGCCCGCTCCTTGACACCGGCGAAATTGATTTTGTCATAGCCACTTTTACCATAACCGAAGAACGCAAAAAAACCTACAACTTCACCGAACCTTATTTTGTGGACGGCGTAGGGCTGCTGGTTAAAAAATCTTCCGGCATCCAAGGCGTCAAAGACTTAAACGGCAAGATAATAGGCGTAGCGCAAAGCGCGACCAGCCGCAAGGCGTTGCAGGAAGCCGCCGACAAAGCGGGCGTGAAAGTAACCTTCCTGGAATTTGGCACCTATCCGGAAATAAAAACCGCCCTTGATGCCGGACGCATAAATGTGTTTTCCGTCGATGGGGCTATTTTGGCCGGTTACGTGGACGACAGCACCGTGCTTTTGTCGGAGCGCTTCAGCCCGCAGGAATACGGCATAGCATCCAAAAAAGGCAACGACGCATTGGCCAAACTGGCCAACGACACCATCGCCGAAATGAAAAAATCCGGCGAACTGGCTAAATTATTGAAAAAATGGGGCATTTCTTAG
- a CDS encoding amino acid ABC transporter ATP-binding protein, whose translation MIKLEGVQKHFGALHVLKDINLAIASGEKLVIIGPSGSGKSTLIRCMNLLEHPSAGKITVDGVEISSPKAPVTKVRQSVAMVFQQFNLYPHKSVLENLTLAPIMVKKVPAREAVESGLYFLERVGLSDKANAYPSQLSGGQQQRVAIARALNMRPKIMLFDEPTSALDPEMIQEVLDVMVSLAKEGITMVVVTHEMGFARQVGDRVIFMDDGYILESGTPEHFFANPENERAKSFLSKILSAHK comes from the coding sequence TTGATTAAATTGGAAGGCGTCCAGAAACATTTTGGTGCCCTTCATGTACTGAAAGATATCAATCTGGCCATAGCCTCGGGCGAGAAACTCGTGATAATCGGCCCGAGCGGTTCGGGGAAAAGCACCCTGATCCGTTGCATGAACTTGCTGGAGCATCCCAGCGCCGGGAAAATAACCGTTGACGGCGTGGAGATCTCCTCCCCCAAAGCGCCGGTTACAAAGGTGCGGCAGTCGGTGGCCATGGTTTTCCAGCAGTTTAATTTATATCCGCACAAGAGCGTACTGGAAAACCTGACCCTCGCGCCCATCATGGTCAAAAAAGTCCCGGCAAGGGAAGCCGTGGAGTCCGGGCTGTATTTTTTGGAACGCGTCGGCTTGAGCGACAAGGCCAACGCCTATCCTTCGCAGCTCTCCGGCGGCCAGCAGCAACGGGTAGCGATCGCCCGGGCGCTCAACATGCGGCCGAAGATCATGCTGTTTGACGAGCCAACATCCGCGCTTGACCCCGAGATGATCCAGGAAGTGCTTGACGTTATGGTAAGTTTAGCCAAAGAAGGCATAACCATGGTCGTGGTTACGCATGAAATGGGCTTCGCCCGCCAAGTAGGCGACCGCGTCATTTTCATGGACGACGGGTATATCCTGGAAAGCGGCACGCCGGAACACTTCTTCGCCAATCCGGAAAACGAGCGCGCCAAGTCTTTCCTGAGCAAAATATTGTCCGCGCACAAATGA